The following are encoded together in the Bradyrhizobium genosp. L genome:
- a CDS encoding class II aldolase/adducin family protein, giving the protein MQFRVSPASLQNDSSAEEWQARVDLAAAHRLAFNHGFSEGIFNHLTLVVPGRSDRYYQIPFGMHWSEVTASSFMEVGIDDGKVKRGEGEVERSCYCIHAPIHKALPQAKAVFHTHMPFASALTRLEDPRIKEIGQTEVGLSEAIAYDDLYTGPALDPAEGARLAQVIGNKSILFMANHGISTVGATVADAYDRLYYTERAAQVQIYAMWTQQPLKQLPAQVVEKTKRDFRDDHLYNGPSPSQRHFDALKRMLDRKEPDYAT; this is encoded by the coding sequence ATGCAGTTCAGGGTTTCGCCGGCATCGTTACAAAACGACAGCAGCGCCGAGGAATGGCAGGCGCGGGTCGATCTCGCGGCGGCGCATCGGCTCGCCTTCAACCACGGCTTTTCCGAAGGCATCTTCAATCATCTCACCTTGGTGGTGCCGGGCCGCAGCGATCGCTACTATCAGATCCCGTTCGGCATGCACTGGTCGGAGGTCACGGCGTCCTCGTTCATGGAGGTCGGCATCGATGATGGAAAGGTGAAGCGCGGCGAGGGCGAGGTCGAGCGCTCCTGCTATTGCATCCATGCGCCGATCCACAAGGCGCTGCCGCAGGCGAAAGCCGTGTTCCACACCCATATGCCGTTCGCGAGCGCGCTGACGCGGCTGGAGGATCCCCGCATCAAGGAGATCGGCCAGACCGAAGTCGGGCTGTCGGAGGCGATCGCCTATGACGATCTCTACACCGGACCGGCGCTCGATCCGGCCGAGGGCGCGCGGCTGGCGCAGGTGATCGGCAACAAGTCGATCCTGTTCATGGCCAATCACGGCATCTCGACGGTCGGCGCGACCGTCGCGGATGCTTACGACCGGCTCTATTACACCGAGCGCGCCGCGCAGGTGCAGATCTACGCGATGTGGACCCAGCAGCCGCTGAAGCAATTGCCGGCGCAGGTGGTCGAGAAGACCAAGCGCGATTTCCGCGACGATCACCTCTACAACGGCCCGAGCCCGTCGCAGCGGCATTTCGATGCGCTGAAGCGGATGCTGGACCGCAAGGAGCCGGACTACGCGACGTAG
- a CDS encoding S24 family peptidase gives MAKQPKAARPLTHAQVWAALDRLAERAGLSPSGLAKRAGLDPTTFNKSKRITGDGRERWPSTESVSKALAATNASMETFVQLLGDGGRGGQSVPLLGFAQAGAGGYFDDSGFPAGKGWDEIALPGTSDEHAYALEIEGDSMKPAYREGDIIVVSPATAIRRGDRVVVRTSGGEVMVKELKRRSAKLLELASLNPEHPDRMLDAEEVEWIARIVWVSQ, from the coding sequence ATGGCCAAACAACCCAAAGCCGCTCGCCCCCTCACCCACGCCCAGGTCTGGGCGGCGCTCGACCGGCTCGCCGAGCGCGCCGGACTGTCGCCGTCCGGCCTCGCCAAGCGGGCCGGCCTCGACCCCACCACGTTCAACAAATCCAAGCGCATCACCGGCGACGGGCGCGAGCGCTGGCCGTCGACCGAGTCGGTCTCGAAGGCGCTGGCCGCGACCAATGCCAGCATGGAGACCTTCGTGCAGCTGTTGGGCGATGGCGGCCGCGGCGGCCAGTCGGTGCCGCTGCTCGGCTTCGCCCAGGCCGGCGCCGGCGGCTATTTCGACGACAGCGGCTTTCCCGCCGGCAAGGGTTGGGACGAGATCGCGCTGCCCGGGACCAGCGACGAGCACGCCTATGCGCTGGAGATCGAGGGCGATTCGATGAAGCCGGCCTATCGCGAGGGCGACATCATCGTGGTCTCGCCCGCCACCGCGATCCGCCGCGGCGATCGCGTCGTGGTGCGCACCTCAGGCGGCGAGGTGATGGTGAAGGAGCTGAAGCGGCGCAGCGCCAAGCTCCTGGAGCTCGCATCGCTGAACCCCGAGCATCCCGACCGCATGCTGGATGCCGAGGAGGTCGAATGGATCGCGCGGATCGTGTGGGTGAGCCAGTAG